The following coding sequences lie in one Epinephelus lanceolatus isolate andai-2023 chromosome 24, ASM4190304v1, whole genome shotgun sequence genomic window:
- the LOC117249916 gene encoding histone-arginine methyltransferase CARM1-like: MGEKSEESLAFAVRVFTLQEEEVSSEEDHMDTHEEEASREQQVSVCRQRADQELTLLLTTGLEAQQLTVRDANRASVFHFTVSKEMDCCQVGGQSFLVTVGELSLLLQFKTPTDMKSFQQVLKTGGDGETRKGCPEGHERGNKDAEKHSRRHPTVFEKWTTQGYEFHNCVSQQQSLLQDYLRTGTYHRAILLNETDFRDKVVLDVCCGSGILSFFAVQAGATRVYAVESSPMAKFTQILVQSNCLSEQIRVLEGEVEEVSCPDMVDVIVSEPMGYMLLSERLMESFLHARKWLKPNGLMFPSYGDIHLAPFSDEQLYFEHYTRATFWQQKSFFGVNLSALYTAAVDEFFKQPIVDTFDVQILMARSVKHCINFMEAKEEDLHRMEIPFEFTLLQSGLCHGLAFWFDVAYLGSKSTVWLSTAPTEPVTRWHQVRCLLQTPLFAKLGQTLSGTVLLAANNRQSYDIHITATVDQSGFRSGNVLDLKNPFFRVASW, from the exons GAGGCGAGCAGGGAgcagcaggtcagtgtgtgcagacagagagcagatcAGGAGCTCACTCTGCTGCTCACCACAGGCCTGGAGGCTCAGCAGCTCACTGTGCGTGATG CCAACAGAGCATCAGTCTTCCACTTCACCGTGTCCAAGGAGATGGACTGCTGCCAGGTCGGAGGACAGTCCTTCCTGGTCACAGTCGGAGAGCTGAGTCTTCTGTTGCAGTTCAAAACTCCAACTG ACATGAAGAGCTTCCAGCAGGTATTAAAGACGGGGGGCGATGGAGAGACAAGGAAAGGTTGCCCAGAAGGACAtgagagaggaaacaaggatGCGGAGAAACATTCGAGGAGACATCCGACTGTGTTTGAAAAATGGACAACACAGGGCTACGAG ttcCACAACTGTGTgtcccagcagcagagcctgctTCAGGACTACCTGAGGACCGGTACCTATCACAGAGCCATTCTACTCAATGAGACCGACTTCAGAGACAAG GTGGTCCTGGATGTGTGTTGTGGTTCTGGTATTCTGTCTTTCTTCGCTGTCCAAGCTGGAGCCACCAGAGTGTATGCTGTTGAGTCCAGCCCCATGGCCAAGTTTACACAG ATCCTGGTCCAGAGTAACTGTCTGTCTGAGCAGATCAGGGTCCTGgaaggggaggtggaggaggtcagcTGTCCTGACATGGTTGATGTCATCGTCTCTGAACCGATGGGATACATGCTGCTCAGTGAAAGGCTCATGGAGAGCTTCTTGCATGCCCGAAAATGGCTCAAACCCAATG gTCTGATGTTTCCCTCCTATGGTGATATTCATCTGGCTCCCTTCAGTGACGAACAGCTCTACTTCGAACACTACACACGGGCCACTTTCTg GCAGCAGAAAAGCTTCTTTGGAGTTAACCTGAGTGCTCTTTACACAGCCGCAGTGGATGAGTTCTTCAAGCAGCCTATCGTG GACACATTTGATGTGCAGATCCTGATGGCCAGGTCTGTCAAGCACTGCATCAACTTCATGGAGGCTAAAGAAGAAGacttacacag aatGGAGATTCCCTTTGAGTTTACACTGCTGCAGTCTGGTCTGTGCCATGGACTTGCCTTCTGGTTTGATGTGGCCTATTTGGGATCCAA GTCAACAGTGTGGCTCTCCACAGCTCCCACAGAGCCTGTGACCCGCTGGCATCAGGTCAGATGTTTGCTTCAGACGCCGCTGTTCGCCAAGCTGGGACAAACTCTGTCAGGGACGGTCCTACTGGCCGCTAACAACAG GCAGAGCTATGATATCCACATCACCGCCACAGTCGACCAGTCGGGCTTTAGGTCCGGAAATGTCCTGGACCTCAAGAACCCTTTCTTCAG GGTAGCATCTTGGTAG
- the cnot9 gene encoding CCR4-NOT transcription complex subunit 9, which yields MLATGAAVTTALAQVDREKIYQWINELSSPETRENALLELSKKRESVPDLAPMLWHSCGTIAALLQEIVNIYPSINPPTLTAHQSNRVCNALALLQCVASHPETRSAFLAAHIPLFLYPFLHTVSKTRPFEYLRLTSLGVIGALVKTDEQEVINFLLTTEIIPLCLRIMESGSELSKTVATFILQKILLDDTGLAYICQTYERFSHVAMILGKMVLQLSKEPSARLLKHVVRCYLRLSDNSRAREALRQCLPDQLKDTTFSQVLKDDTTTKRWLAQLVKNLQEGQVTDPRGIPLPTQ from the exons ATGTTGGCTACAGGAGCG GCTGTAACCACAGCACTGGCACAGGTGGACAGAGAGAAGATCTACCAGTGGATAAATGAGCTGTCCAGTCCAGAGACCAGGGAGAACGCCCTGCTGGAGCTCAGCAAGAAAAGGGAGTCTGTACCTGACCTGGCCCCCATGCTGTGGCACTCGTGTGGCACCATAGCGGCCCTGCTGCAG GAAATCGTCAACATCTATCCATCAATCAACCCCCCCACCCTGACAGCACACCAGTCCAACAGAGTGTGTAACGCTCTTGCACTCCTCCAGTGTGTGGCCTCCCATCCAGAGACAAG GTCAGCTTTCCTGGCCGCGCACATCCCACTCTTCCTTTATCCTTTCTTACATACAGTGAGCAAAACACGGCCGTTCGAGTACCTCCGCCTCACCAGCTTAGGAGTCATAG GTGCTTTGGTGAAAACAGATGAGCAGGAAGTGATCAACTTCCTGCTGACCACAGAGATCATTCCCTTGTGCCTTCGCATCATGGAGTCCGGCAGCGAGCTCTCCAAAACG GTTGCAACCTTCATACTACAGAAGATTCTCCTGGACGACACCGGGCTGGCGTACATCTGTCAAACATACGAACGTTTCTCCCATGTTGCTATGATTCTT GGCAAAATGGTCCTCCAGCTCTCCAAGGAGCCGTCAGCCCGCCTACTGAAGCATGTAGTTCGCTGCTACTTGCGCCTGTCCGACAACTCCAG AGCCAGAGAAGCTCTCCGTCAGTGCCTCCCCGACCAGCTCAAAGACACCACCTTCTCCCAGGTCCTGAAGGACGACACCACCACCAAGCGCTGGCTGGCCCAGCTGGTGAAGAACCTGCAGGAGGGTCAGGTCACCGACCCCCGGGGCATCCCTCTCCCTACACAGTGA